From Coraliomargarita parva, one genomic window encodes:
- a CDS encoding glycoside hydrolase family 43 protein, translating into MKTFLNPIIPGFHPDPSICRVGSDYYLATSSFEYFPGVPIFHSRDLIHWKKIGHALTRDSQLDLRDAGDSGGIYAPTLRYHNGIFYMVTTHVYAKGNFYVTAKDPAGPWSEPIYLNQGGIDPSFLFDEDGKVYLTTSQNMQSEIDLATGELLTEPRQIWAGSGGNDLEAPHLYKINGWYYLLCAEGGTHHGHMITIARSRSPWGPFESCPNNPILTNRHRAGHDVQATGHGDLFQAHDGSWWIVCLAIRTGKTHFPKTHHLGRETFLAPVTWDADGWPIINHSGTLDIETEAPRLPHQPFPEESPTDNFDAPTLSPEWVHLRNPKPEHYSLNERPGWLRLKADANSSRKQQPTTCLLRRQTDFECTASTLLDFKPTEEGQEAGMLVWMNSRFHYRCFLSIRSGRLHASLLKQIGDITHLANSVEVDTLSGPYTLKVEANSESYAFSIETSNCQKIDLGTGLVRLLTTEVAGGFTGMMLGIYANSCASPTTADFDYFIYNS; encoded by the coding sequence GTGAAAACCTTTCTCAATCCCATCATTCCAGGCTTTCATCCGGACCCCAGCATTTGCCGTGTTGGCAGTGACTACTATCTGGCCACGAGTTCGTTCGAGTATTTCCCCGGAGTTCCCATTTTCCACTCCCGGGATCTAATCCACTGGAAAAAGATCGGCCATGCCTTAACCCGCGACTCCCAGCTGGACCTGAGGGATGCCGGAGACTCCGGCGGCATCTACGCCCCGACGCTACGGTATCACAATGGCATCTTCTACATGGTCACAACCCATGTGTATGCCAAAGGGAACTTTTACGTCACCGCCAAAGATCCCGCCGGTCCATGGTCAGAACCGATATACCTGAATCAAGGCGGTATCGACCCTTCTTTTCTTTTTGATGAGGACGGTAAAGTGTATCTGACCACGAGTCAGAATATGCAGTCGGAAATCGATCTCGCCACAGGTGAACTGCTCACAGAACCACGCCAAATCTGGGCAGGCTCCGGTGGCAATGATTTGGAGGCCCCCCACCTCTATAAAATCAACGGCTGGTATTATCTCCTCTGCGCAGAGGGCGGGACGCACCACGGCCATATGATCACAATCGCCCGTAGCCGCTCGCCATGGGGTCCTTTTGAAAGCTGCCCAAACAACCCGATCCTGACGAATCGTCACCGTGCCGGACACGATGTGCAAGCAACCGGACATGGCGATCTGTTTCAGGCACATGACGGTAGTTGGTGGATCGTTTGCTTGGCGATTCGAACGGGTAAAACTCACTTTCCAAAAACACATCATTTGGGACGTGAAACCTTCCTCGCCCCTGTGACATGGGATGCAGACGGTTGGCCCATCATCAATCACTCCGGAACTTTGGATATCGAAACGGAGGCGCCGCGCTTACCCCACCAACCATTCCCCGAAGAATCCCCAACTGACAACTTCGATGCACCAACTCTATCTCCGGAATGGGTGCACCTGAGAAATCCCAAACCGGAACATTACTCCCTCAATGAGCGCCCGGGTTGGCTCCGCCTCAAAGCAGACGCAAACAGTTCCAGAAAACAACAACCGACCACCTGCCTCTTGCGTCGACAAACAGATTTCGAATGTACCGCGAGCACCTTGTTGGATTTCAAGCCTACAGAAGAGGGACAGGAAGCTGGGATGCTTGTCTGGATGAACTCTCGTTTCCACTACCGCTGCTTTCTGAGTATTCGTTCCGGAAGGTTACATGCCTCACTTCTCAAACAAATCGGCGACATCACACATCTGGCAAATTCCGTAGAAGTAGATACTTTGTCTGGCCCCTACACATTAAAAGTGGAAGCCAATTCAGAATCGTATGCGTTTTCAATAGAAACTTCAAACTGTC